GGTAGCTAGCCGGGCAGGTCTCCAGTTTCTTGGGCATATACTCCAGAGAGTACGTGGTGACGTCATCAAACGGAAGCGACCTCTTCAAGGGAGCGTCCGCAGGTTTGCAGCTCTTGGTGGGAATTAGTTCATGGGGCACGTAGTGAGACCTGAAAGTGCTCAGGCCATCGAATTTTCCGGATGGGCTGGGGATCTGCGGCTCCTGCTTAATGAGTCCCTGACGGCAGCTTTCCCATGCTGGGAAATCTTGCTTCGTGGTGCTCTTTCCttggaaaggaaagttatgatttCTCCTACGAGAAGCAGGCCTGATAGGAAGCACACGCGTGGCCTGATGCGGGACATAGTCGAGGTGGGTGGTGCTCTCCAGCTGCATGGTGCCTGCGGGAGGGACGTACTCCGGCGCTTTCTGTACTTGCGGTGCTGGGAGTGCCCACTCTTGAAAACTGTCCCGGAACTCGGTGCTTCCTTCCAATGGAGCGTCCTGGGCCGCTCTGCTGTGTGCAGGTCGGCAGATCTTTGCCATTTCACCGACGAGACCCTGAAAGTCACATCGGTGAGTTGTGAGGTCCTCCAAGGGCTGGTCGGGTGGCTTGTAGCTGTCTTTTGGCCTGGCCAACTTGAATTCGGGTCGATGAGGCACGTAATCAAGGCGATGACTTGTGTTACCGCTAAAGGGGATGGTAGAGCGTTCGACCGCGGGGCTGGGTTTACAGCTTTGTCTGGGCTTTATCTCCCGAGGGACATAGTCATCCTGAAATGTTGTTGAATTTCCAAATCTCACAGTAGGGGGATAGTAAGTTGGTTGTGGCTTGTAGAGTTCACTTTTCTGAATGTCCCAAGCTCTATAATCATCTTGAAaatttaagagagagagagagagcattttTAAATACTGAAGACCACCACCACCTTCTAAAAATCGTGACTGACTTCTCTCATTGCCGTCCTTGCATTTCCTTTAGGTACTGCAACACCAATTAAGTAGGAAGTTCCACTGTTCTCCCCTCAGATTtattcctttttcccttcacttCTACTTTCCTCTTCCTATCTCCCCACTTTAATACACACAACTTTCCACTTTCAGATTCTTCTAATATAACATGGGAATGGAACATCTGAGCCTGACTGTTGGTTGTTTTTGAAAACCGAAAAGGTTGTGTTTTGGGTGAAGACAGAATTTAGGAGATTAGGGTTGTGTTCCCAGGAACTGGTTGGGATTTTTGTTATAATATGCTGAAGTGAAGCATAAAAGCTAGGGATTAACATAAAACCAAGGGCCCTGCTGTGTGGGCAAGAGTGATGTGGATATTACTCCTTACTTTGCGGGGACTCCTCAAAGTAGAGAAAACTTCGGCTCCACTGTAGCCATGGAAGCCTACAGGGCTCCCTGAGCAAATATACAGGGTCCAGGGTAACTTGTACTATCCTAGGAAGAGCACTGGCTTCGATCTGGAGGTGAGGGGCCCAGACTGAATGCTCTCTAAAGTATGAGAGACTaagtatggaatttagaaatgaaCATCAGGGCTGAACCTAGGATTTCGTGTTAAATACCTTAATTCTTCTTCTTG
This window of the Budorcas taxicolor isolate Tak-1 chromosome 21, Takin1.1, whole genome shotgun sequence genome carries:
- the SAXO2 gene encoding stabilizer of axonemal microtubules 2, with translation MRTWCLCQICTCGRHHCPRGTTRIYENSGASCATTEYLEKYPTYGSVLPPQSLKPKEEFPAYRDKMEGITTFKSDYRPYEIDKQPRHAPEEYKPKQGVIDLGTTYKRDFNSYEVHPVVIVRPLERQQVKKGKLDTVPTYKDDYRAWDIQKSELYKPQPTYYPPTVRFGNSTTFQDDYVPREIKPRQSCKPSPAVERSTIPFSGNTSHRLDYVPHRPEFKLARPKDSYKPPDQPLEDLTTHRCDFQGLVGEMAKICRPAHSRAAQDAPLEGSTEFRDSFQEWALPAPQVQKAPEYVPPAGTMQLESTTHLDYVPHQATRVLPIRPASRRRNHNFPFQGKSTTKQDFPAWESCRQGLIKQEPQIPSPSGKFDGLSTFRSHYVPHELIPTKSCKPADAPLKRSLPFDDVTTYSLEYMPKKLETCPASYPSPPGYLFETTNSRGHKFFRKIAPAVKAF